In the Olleya sp. Hel_I_94 genome, one interval contains:
- the rsfS gene encoding ribosome silencing factor — translation MAKQQPNIDALIATVIEGIEDVKGKEINILDLREIENTVCDYFVICEGTSNTQVNAIVNSIQKKVSKTLKDKPWHIEGEDNAEWILMDYVNVVVHVFQKHIREYYDIESLWGDAKVTVIETNY, via the coding sequence ATGGCGAAACAACAACCAAATATTGATGCCCTAATCGCTACAGTGATAGAAGGTATTGAAGATGTAAAAGGAAAAGAAATAAATATTCTTGATTTAAGAGAAATTGAAAATACGGTTTGTGACTACTTCGTAATTTGCGAAGGTACTTCTAACACTCAAGTAAACGCTATTGTTAATTCCATACAAAAAAAAGTTAGTAAAACACTTAAGGATAAGCCTTGGCACATAGAAGGAGAAGATAATGCTGAGTGGATACTTATGGATTATGTTAACGTTGTGGTACACGTTTTTCAAAAACATATCAGAGAATATTACGATATAGAAAGTCTTTGGGGTGATGCTAAAGTTACTGTTATCGAAACAAACTATTAA
- a CDS encoding NUDIX hydrolase translates to MQCIFVNDKPIFLTTKVEKETDFKNFLLKDVDLDLVLHTLSKKSINSVRLIGHSDDKLLKSFKKKLPNVVAGGGKVFNDKGEILFIYRNDKWDLPKGKTEKRETIEETAIREVAEETGVSKLKIIKPLPITYHIFKRNGKSKLKITYWFEMHSSFEGNLFPQLNEGITKVEWLDQEAASEALKKSYANIKLLF, encoded by the coding sequence ATGCAATGCATTTTTGTAAACGATAAGCCTATCTTTTTGACTACTAAGGTGGAAAAAGAAACTGATTTTAAAAACTTTTTACTTAAGGATGTGGATTTGGATTTAGTACTCCATACGCTGTCCAAAAAATCGATAAATTCTGTTAGATTAATTGGACATAGTGACGATAAATTATTAAAATCCTTCAAGAAAAAATTACCAAATGTAGTTGCAGGAGGTGGTAAAGTCTTTAATGATAAAGGTGAAATACTTTTTATATACAGAAATGATAAATGGGATTTGCCAAAAGGTAAAACAGAAAAAAGAGAAACTATAGAAGAAACAGCGATTAGAGAAGTCGCTGAAGAAACTGGTGTATCCAAATTAAAAATTATAAAACCGTTACCTATTACTTACCACATTTTTAAACGAAATGGTAAGTCTAAACTTAAAATTACGTATTGGTTTGAAATGCATTCTTCATTTGAAGGTAATTTATTTCCGCAATTAAACGAAGGAATAACAAAAGTAGAGTGGTTGGATCAGGAGGCTGCATCTGAAGCTTTAAAAAAATCTTATGCCAATATTAAATTATTATTTTAA
- a CDS encoding biotin--[acetyl-CoA-carboxylase] ligase translates to MRIIKLNATDSTNRFLRNLSLDSPVQDFTTIVTSHQTNGRGQMGTLWQSQPFKNLTFSVYKKLNFFPFESQFYISMSVALSIIKVLEQLNIPKLSIKWPNDILSANQKVCGVLIENVIKQSVIESSIIGIGLNVNQLDFNGLPQASSLKNVTGVNYDLDEILHIILKQLEIQLDLLCKDTNRIKSQYESYLFRKEKPSTFKTAEGLFSGIIKGVSEHGLLEVLIEDQVLKTYDLKTIKLLY, encoded by the coding sequence ATGCGTATAATCAAACTTAATGCCACCGATTCTACAAATAGGTTTCTTCGCAATCTTAGTTTGGACAGTCCAGTGCAAGATTTTACTACAATTGTGACTAGTCATCAAACAAATGGTCGTGGTCAAATGGGTACACTTTGGCAATCTCAACCCTTTAAAAACCTTACGTTTAGTGTTTATAAAAAATTAAATTTCTTTCCGTTTGAGTCTCAATTTTATATTAGCATGTCTGTAGCTTTATCTATTATTAAAGTGTTAGAGCAGTTAAATATTCCTAAATTAAGCATAAAATGGCCTAACGACATTTTGTCAGCTAATCAAAAAGTGTGTGGTGTTTTGATTGAAAATGTCATAAAACAAAGCGTTATTGAATCTTCAATAATTGGTATTGGACTTAATGTGAATCAGTTAGATTTTAATGGCTTACCTCAAGCAAGCTCTTTAAAAAATGTAACAGGAGTTAATTATGATTTAGATGAAATATTACATATAATCCTAAAACAGCTAGAAATACAATTAGACCTTTTATGCAAGGATACTAATAGGATAAAATCGCAATACGAATCTTATTTATTTAGAAAAGAAAAACCTTCAACATTTAAAACTGCCGAAGGTTTGTTTTCTGGTATTATAAAAGGTGTTTCTGAGCATGGTTTACTTGAGGTCTTAATAGAAGATCAAGTTTTAAAAACCTATGATTTAAAAACGATTAAGCTATTGTATTAA
- a CDS encoding T9SS type A sorting domain-containing protein has protein sequence MYTKLLNRLVNFKAMLVLLAMTFSFQSFALEDTYCGSIAGFEFSNGSTTTAISHNQSYYINDLPNNFYVNLLVSGYSQSAKFYVRNLDTGQCYNVNENHLPYTFPGGNGAWNYGCGNFEVKAKLYKYDSCGTYCDSETIRFTITCQPEETCGEISGFQFTNGSQDVTITNNETYALDALPNNFYVDLLVDGASESANLILVNLTTGQTFNVGENYTPYTIPGGNAAWCYGTGDFKLIGKIFENNYFQGTLCDEEVIYFTIDETTCSQIVGYEFSNFADATVAIVDEANYDLDNLPADFNIKLLTSGNLESAFFTLTNLDTGEVFTKTENAIPYTYPGATNSVWSHGCGTFKICASIFQENYASGTACDNTCVTFTINCEEPCGTIDAFAFSNGTDDLTITEGQTYNVTDLPAGFAIATLITGASQSVSTTITNVTTGASVVVTDNTLPYSYPTAAAWDLEAGSYQIVSQLFSEDNASGTQCDTQSINFTLVDVLACQATFAGTSTISSGLAIIIPGVASTVTVNLNNDAILPDGYSLATVITKGDDLTIVGFSENLVLDIPEMGGFYTVHTLAFDPETLDLNDLVLGTSTAFDVLDLIESNQICADLDTVGSQLMVIVTGSTDRNSSITVDQVKGNQAIEAQLSADIRLFPNPVVTQLNINVDLLKNEVLNYAMIDVNGKIILTGKLSNNSNTINTSDLEAGFYILKLNSEVRQLTKKIMVRK, from the coding sequence ATGTATACAAAATTACTTAACCGATTGGTTAATTTTAAAGCAATGCTAGTCTTGTTAGCAATGACTTTTTCTTTTCAATCATTTGCCTTAGAAGACACCTATTGTGGTTCTATTGCTGGCTTTGAATTCTCTAACGGATCGACGACTACAGCAATTAGCCATAACCAATCTTACTACATTAACGATCTTCCAAATAACTTTTACGTTAACTTATTAGTTAGTGGTTACTCACAAAGTGCTAAATTTTATGTTAGAAATTTAGACACAGGACAATGTTATAACGTAAACGAAAATCATTTGCCTTATACTTTTCCAGGAGGAAATGGCGCATGGAACTATGGTTGTGGTAATTTTGAAGTTAAAGCTAAATTGTACAAATACGATAGCTGTGGGACATATTGCGATAGTGAAACTATTAGATTTACTATTACTTGTCAGCCAGAGGAAACATGTGGAGAAATTTCTGGATTTCAGTTTACAAATGGATCTCAAGATGTGACAATAACAAATAATGAAACTTATGCATTAGATGCCCTACCAAATAACTTTTATGTTGACTTATTAGTTGATGGAGCGTCGGAAAGTGCTAATTTAATATTAGTAAACTTAACAACTGGTCAAACATTTAATGTTGGTGAAAACTATACACCTTATACAATTCCAGGGGGAAATGCAGCATGGTGTTACGGAACAGGAGACTTTAAATTAATAGGAAAAATATTTGAAAACAATTATTTTCAAGGGACTTTATGTGATGAAGAGGTTATCTATTTTACAATTGATGAAACAACGTGTAGTCAAATTGTAGGATATGAGTTTTCAAATTTTGCTGACGCTACTGTAGCGATTGTAGATGAAGCAAATTATGATTTAGATAATCTTCCAGCAGATTTTAATATCAAGTTATTAACCTCAGGAAATTTAGAAAGTGCATTTTTTACTTTAACTAACTTAGATACTGGAGAGGTATTTACTAAAACAGAAAATGCAATTCCATACACTTATCCAGGTGCAACTAATTCAGTTTGGTCACATGGTTGCGGTACATTTAAAATATGTGCTAGTATTTTTCAAGAAAACTATGCTAGTGGAACAGCATGTGATAACACTTGTGTAACATTTACAATTAATTGTGAAGAGCCTTGTGGTACGATTGATGCGTTTGCTTTCTCAAATGGAACTGATGATTTAACAATCACTGAAGGTCAAACATATAATGTTACAGATTTACCAGCAGGATTTGCAATAGCAACTTTAATTACAGGAGCTTCACAAAGTGTTTCTACTACAATTACTAATGTAACCACAGGTGCTTCTGTTGTGGTAACAGATAACACATTACCATATTCTTATCCTACAGCAGCTGCTTGGGATTTAGAAGCAGGTTCTTACCAAATAGTATCTCAATTATTTTCAGAGGATAATGCTTCAGGTACACAATGTGATACGCAATCCATTAACTTTACTTTAGTTGATGTATTAGCTTGTCAAGCTACATTTGCAGGAACTTCAACGATCTCTAGTGGATTAGCTATAATTATTCCTGGTGTTGCGTCTACTGTAACAGTTAATTTAAATAACGATGCTATTTTACCTGATGGCTATAGCTTAGCAACAGTAATTACTAAAGGAGATGATTTAACAATTGTTGGATTTAGTGAAAACTTAGTATTAGATATTCCAGAAATGGGAGGTTTTTACACAGTACATACTCTAGCTTTTGATCCAGAGACATTAGATTTAAACGATTTAGTATTGGGTACATCAACTGCTTTTGATGTTTTAGATTTAATTGAAAGCAACCAAATATGCGCAGATCTTGATACTGTTGGTAGTCAATTAATGGTGATTGTAACTGGGTCTACAGACAGAAATAGTAGTATAACTGTTGATCAGGTAAAAGGTAATCAAGCTATTGAAGCACAATTATCTGCAGATATTAGATTGTTCCCTAATCCAGTTGTAACACAATTAAATATTAACGTGGATTTACTTAAAAATGAAGTCCTTAACTACGCTATGATTGATGTTAATGGTAAAATAATACTTACAGGTAAGCTATCTAATAATAGTAATACTATTAATACCTCAGATTTAGAAGCAGGTTTTTATATCCTTAAGTTAAACTCGGAAGTAAGACAACTTACTAAAAAGATAATGGTTAGAAAATAA
- the pyrE gene encoding orotate phosphoribosyltransferase, translating to MIFNKQTARQTAQVLLQINAIKLQPSNPFTWASGWKSPIYCDNRVVLSYPPIRNYIREEMSKFIEEHYGKPDVIAGVATGAIGIGMLVAEYLGLPFIYVRPEAKGHGRKNQIEGHIESGQNVVVVEDLISTGKSSLNAVKALKEANVNVKGMIAIFSYGFDVAKENFEKENITLHTLSNYESLLTEAASSNYISEKEIETLGRWNANPSVWNVN from the coding sequence ATGATTTTTAACAAGCAAACTGCCAGACAAACAGCACAAGTTTTATTACAAATAAATGCAATAAAACTACAACCTAGCAATCCATTTACTTGGGCTTCAGGTTGGAAATCGCCAATCTATTGTGACAATCGTGTTGTACTATCCTATCCTCCAATAAGAAATTATATTAGAGAGGAAATGAGTAAATTTATTGAAGAACATTACGGAAAACCAGATGTTATTGCAGGTGTTGCAACAGGAGCTATTGGGATTGGGATGTTAGTGGCTGAATATTTAGGACTACCTTTTATATATGTTAGACCTGAAGCCAAAGGACATGGTCGTAAAAACCAAATAGAAGGTCATATAGAAAGTGGTCAAAATGTAGTCGTTGTTGAAGATTTAATTAGTACCGGAAAAAGCAGTCTTAATGCTGTCAAAGCGTTAAAAGAAGCTAATGTAAATGTAAAAGGAATGATTGCAATATTTTCCTATGGGTTTGACGTAGCAAAAGAAAATTTTGAAAAAGAAAATATCACTTTACACACCTTAAGTAATTACGAAAGTTTACTAACGGAAGCTGCATCTAGCAACTATATCTCTGAAAAAGAAATTGAGACATTAGGTCGCTGGAATGCCAATCCAAGCGTTTGGAACGTTAATTGA
- the ftsH gene encoding ATP-dependent zinc metalloprotease FtsH, which yields MADKNKKAAPKKPKFSPYWIYGGIIIFFIALQIFGSSASTENKTSPSQFFEFLKEGDVEKVDIVNETTAKIYLRKEAESKEVHKKSKPTSIFPSTTKMPNYSFQFGDLALFQESIENINKDLDQDKKAQVTFTIESNPWGELLFSLLPFILLIGVWIFIMRRMSSGGGGGAGGQIFNIGKSKAKLFDENSEVKTTFKDVAGLEGAKEEVQEIVDFLKNPSKYTNLGGKIPKGALLVGPPGTGKTLLAKAVAGEAKVPFFSLSGSDFVEMFVGVGASRVRDLFKQAKEKSPAIIFIDEIDAIGRARGKNAMSGSNDERENTLNQLLTEMDGFGTNTNVIVLAATNRADILDNALMRAGRFDRQIHVDLPNLTERKAIFEVHLKPLKKAEGLDIEFLSKQTPGFSGADIANLCNEAALIAARKDKKAVEKQDFLDAVDRIVGGLEKRSNLFSVEEKKTIAYHEAGHATVSWFLEHADPLVKVTIVPRGRSLGAAWYLPQEAYITRTSKFLDEICVTMGGRAAEKIIFDQISTGALSDLENVTKKAKAMVMIYGLNEKVGNITFYDPAGENGFVKPYSEKTAELIDNEIKNIVETEFQRALTLLESKKDVLKKLAERLIEREVIFKDDLEEILGKRPFDNHETKLVIEEAATNNEEE from the coding sequence ATGGCAGATAAAAATAAAAAAGCAGCACCTAAAAAACCTAAATTTAGTCCATACTGGATTTATGGAGGAATTATAATTTTCTTTATTGCTCTTCAAATTTTTGGAAGTAGTGCTAGTACAGAAAATAAAACCTCGCCTTCACAGTTTTTTGAATTTTTAAAAGAAGGTGATGTAGAAAAGGTAGATATTGTAAACGAAACAACAGCTAAAATCTATTTAAGAAAAGAAGCTGAAAGTAAGGAAGTGCACAAAAAATCTAAACCTACTTCTATTTTTCCATCAACAACAAAAATGCCAAATTACTCATTTCAATTTGGAGACTTAGCGTTGTTTCAGGAATCAATCGAGAATATCAACAAGGATTTAGACCAAGATAAAAAAGCACAAGTAACCTTTACAATAGAGAGCAATCCTTGGGGAGAATTACTTTTTAGCTTACTTCCATTTATACTATTAATTGGTGTATGGATTTTTATAATGCGTCGTATGTCTTCTGGAGGTGGTGGAGGTGCTGGTGGACAGATTTTTAATATTGGAAAATCTAAAGCTAAGCTATTTGACGAAAACTCTGAAGTTAAGACAACATTTAAAGATGTAGCTGGATTAGAAGGTGCAAAAGAAGAAGTTCAAGAAATTGTAGACTTCCTTAAAAACCCTTCAAAATACACAAACTTAGGTGGTAAAATACCAAAAGGAGCCTTATTAGTAGGACCTCCAGGAACAGGTAAAACATTATTAGCAAAAGCAGTTGCAGGAGAAGCAAAAGTACCTTTCTTCTCATTATCTGGATCTGACTTTGTCGAAATGTTTGTTGGTGTTGGTGCTTCTAGAGTAAGAGACCTTTTTAAACAAGCTAAAGAAAAATCTCCAGCAATAATATTTATTGACGAGATTGATGCTATTGGTAGAGCTAGAGGTAAAAACGCAATGTCAGGAAGTAACGACGAGCGTGAAAACACACTTAACCAACTATTAACAGAAATGGATGGTTTTGGTACTAATACAAATGTAATTGTATTAGCTGCCACTAACAGAGCAGATATATTAGACAACGCATTAATGCGTGCAGGTAGATTTGACAGACAAATACATGTTGATTTACCTAACCTAACAGAACGTAAAGCAATATTTGAAGTTCACCTTAAGCCACTTAAAAAGGCAGAAGGATTAGATATTGAATTTTTATCAAAACAAACACCTGGATTTTCTGGTGCTGACATAGCTAATTTATGTAATGAAGCTGCTTTAATCGCTGCAAGAAAAGATAAAAAAGCAGTTGAAAAACAAGACTTTTTAGACGCAGTTGACCGTATTGTAGGAGGTTTAGAAAAACGAAGCAATTTATTCTCTGTAGAAGAGAAAAAGACCATTGCTTATCACGAAGCTGGACACGCAACAGTTAGTTGGTTTTTAGAACACGCAGATCCATTAGTAAAAGTAACTATAGTACCTAGAGGTCGTAGTTTAGGAGCTGCTTGGTACCTTCCTCAAGAAGCATACATTACAAGAACAAGCAAGTTTTTAGACGAGATTTGTGTTACAATGGGTGGACGTGCTGCCGAGAAAATAATCTTTGATCAAATTTCTACTGGAGCTTTAAGTGACCTAGAAAACGTAACCAAAAAAGCTAAAGCTATGGTTATGATATATGGATTAAATGAAAAGGTTGGTAACATTACATTTTATGATCCAGCAGGAGAAAATGGCTTTGTTAAACCATATAGTGAAAAGACTGCAGAGTTAATAGATAACGAAATTAAAAATATCGTTGAAACTGAATTCCAAAGAGCTTTAACACTATTAGAATCTAAAAAAGATGTTCTTAAAAAATTAGCAGAAAGACTAATTGAAAGAGAAGTTATTTTTAAAGATGACCTTGAAGAAATCCTTGGTAAACGCCCATTTGATAACCATGAAACTAAACTTGTTATTGAAGAAGCAGCAACCAACAACGAAGAGGAATAG
- a CDS encoding SRPBCC family protein, producing the protein MKLESPKVTLDKSPEETFIFLSDVKNFKNLMPENISKFEVLGEDKFLFALKGMPEIVLKKKEMTPNSKIVLGAAGGKIDFSLTGNITEVEANKSEVQLTFEGEFNAMMAMMIKGPINKFIETLATNMPQAINTIA; encoded by the coding sequence ATGAAACTAGAAAGCCCTAAAGTAACTTTAGATAAATCTCCAGAAGAGACCTTTATTTTTTTAAGCGATGTCAAAAACTTTAAAAACTTAATGCCTGAAAACATAAGTAAATTTGAAGTTTTAGGTGAAGACAAATTTTTATTTGCACTTAAAGGAATGCCAGAAATTGTCTTAAAAAAGAAAGAAATGACACCAAACAGCAAAATTGTTTTAGGTGCAGCTGGTGGAAAAATAGATTTTTCGTTAACAGGAAATATCACTGAAGTTGAAGCTAATAAAAGTGAAGTACAATTAACTTTTGAAGGCGAATTTAATGCCATGATGGCTATGATGATAAAAGGACCTATCAATAAATTTATTGAAACCTTAGCTACCAACATGCCTCAAGCCATTAATACAATAGCTTAA
- a CDS encoding glutamate-cysteine ligase family protein: protein MSKKYHLFEVYGIELEYMLVNTNSFKVAPIVDVLLTKKNGKITSDIENGSIAWSNELVGHVVEIKTNGPTNDLNNLAEAFHQNIIEINGLLKPLNTKLLPTASHPTMNPLKDTQLWKHSYSEVYELYNRIFDCKGHGWSNVQSTHINLPFYDDKEFEKLHAAIRIILPLIPGLCASSPILDGKITGFKDTRLEYYKTNQKEIPEMTGLVIPERVFTKADYYATIFEPIKQVIKKYDTNNILDHHFLNSRGAIARFDRNAIEIRLVDIQECPKADIAICALIIEVLKLLANEDTTSLKKQKKWLKQDLFSILNAVIKDGEAYNISNLDYLELFGIKQASNVKNVWQQLYILVKDHISKDYQNALEVIFNHGTLSTRIVNALNHDVSVKNIELVYKQLATCLEENKMFIPIS, encoded by the coding sequence ATGTCTAAAAAATATCACTTATTTGAAGTTTACGGAATAGAGCTAGAATATATGTTAGTAAACACTAACAGCTTTAAAGTTGCTCCTATTGTGGATGTATTACTTACTAAAAAAAATGGTAAAATAACTTCTGATATCGAAAACGGATCTATCGCATGGAGCAATGAATTGGTTGGACATGTTGTTGAAATTAAAACGAATGGACCAACTAATGATTTAAATAATCTTGCAGAAGCATTTCATCAAAACATCATAGAAATAAATGGTTTATTAAAACCTTTAAATACAAAACTACTACCTACAGCGTCTCATCCTACAATGAATCCTTTAAAGGATACACAACTATGGAAACACAGTTATAGTGAAGTTTACGAGTTGTACAACAGGATTTTTGATTGTAAAGGTCATGGTTGGAGTAATGTGCAAAGTACACACATTAACTTACCCTTTTATGATGATAAAGAGTTTGAAAAACTACATGCAGCCATCAGGATAATTTTACCACTAATCCCTGGTTTATGTGCAAGTTCGCCAATTTTAGATGGTAAAATTACAGGATTTAAAGACACTAGATTAGAATATTATAAAACCAATCAAAAAGAAATTCCAGAAATGACTGGATTGGTTATACCAGAGCGTGTTTTTACAAAAGCGGATTACTACGCTACCATTTTTGAACCCATAAAACAAGTCATTAAAAAGTATGACACAAATAATATTTTAGATCATCATTTTTTAAATAGTCGTGGTGCAATTGCAAGGTTTGATCGAAATGCTATAGAAATTAGACTAGTCGACATTCAAGAGTGTCCAAAAGCTGACATTGCTATTTGCGCATTAATAATTGAAGTCTTAAAGCTTTTAGCTAATGAAGATACAACAAGTCTTAAAAAGCAAAAAAAATGGTTAAAGCAGGATTTGTTTTCTATTTTAAACGCAGTAATTAAAGATGGCGAAGCATATAATATCTCTAACTTAGACTACCTTGAGTTATTTGGAATAAAGCAAGCCTCTAATGTTAAAAACGTGTGGCAACAACTATATATATTAGTAAAAGATCATATTTCTAAGGACTACCAAAACGCATTAGAAGTCATTTTTAATCATGGTACGCTTTCAACCAGAATTGTTAACGCGTTGAATCATGATGTTTCGGTTAAAAACATTGAATTGGTTTATAAACAATTAGCAACATGTTTGGAGGAAAACAAAATGTTTATTCCTATAAGTTAA
- a CDS encoding N-formylglutamate amidohydrolase, with translation MKLVITCEHGGNAIPLEYKPYFLDTLVLETHKGYDLGALDVFNYLKPIADYSNFSTTSRLLIELNRSTNNKNLFSAYTKTLTTKQKQSLINTYYNDYRQAVTKYIASIINNNLSVIHLSIHSFTPVLNNAIRDCDIGLLYDSRRIQEKQYAMSFKKNILALNPEYRVRFNYPYLGKADGFTTALRQQFKNNYIGIEVEINQSFAVNNKMPEKLKHVLKQSIINF, from the coding sequence ATGAAATTAGTCATTACTTGTGAACATGGTGGCAATGCTATTCCTTTAGAATATAAACCCTATTTTTTAGATACTTTAGTTTTAGAAACACACAAAGGTTATGACTTAGGTGCATTGGATGTATTTAATTATTTAAAGCCTATTGCTGATTATTCAAATTTTAGTACTACAAGTCGTTTATTAATAGAATTAAATAGGTCTACTAATAATAAAAATTTATTTTCAGCATACACAAAAACACTGACAACAAAACAAAAACAAAGCCTAATTAACACGTATTATAATGACTACAGGCAAGCTGTAACAAAGTATATAGCATCAATCATAAACAACAATTTAAGTGTCATACATCTGTCTATTCATTCTTTTACACCTGTTTTAAACAATGCTATAAGAGACTGTGACATTGGTCTTTTATACGACTCTAGAAGGATTCAAGAAAAGCAATATGCAATGTCATTCAAAAAAAATATTTTAGCTTTAAATCCGGAGTATCGTGTCAGATTTAATTATCCCTATTTAGGAAAAGCCGATGGCTTTACAACTGCATTAAGACAACAATTTAAAAACAATTATATAGGCATTGAGGTAGAAATAAATCAGTCTTTTGCTGTAAATAATAAAATGCCAGAAAAGCTAAAACATGTTTTAAAGCAAAGCATTATTAATTTTTAA